The proteins below come from a single Kosakonia sp. SMBL-WEM22 genomic window:
- a CDS encoding biofilm development regulator YmgB/AriR family protein, which produces MQTTTTEEQLNAFFGVNADDNEAERQVISTLIANLRLQQRDVTHKHLILALVRLLETEEDPALLESYRKALERVVQKTPDDI; this is translated from the coding sequence ATGCAAACCACAACCACAGAAGAGCAGCTTAACGCCTTTTTTGGCGTGAACGCGGATGATAACGAGGCGGAAAGGCAGGTGATCAGCACCCTTATTGCAAACCTGCGTTTGCAACAGCGAGACGTCACCCATAAACATCTCATCCTGGCGCTGGTTAGACTTCTGGAAACCGAAGAGGATCCCGCACTGCTGGAGAGTTATCGCAAGGCATTAGAGAGAGTTGTGCAGAAGACGCCGGACGATATCTAA
- a CDS encoding YdgA family protein, which translates to MKKTLVAAGVIVALGVVWAGGAWYTGKQLEGRLGEMVSQANAQIKRSAPDANVELSAQDYKRSLFSSTFTLQVKPIAGTTSPWLKPGQSVVLHENVDHGPFPLAQLKSFSLTPAMASVHTQLVNNDVTKALFEMAKGESPFVAETRIGYSGDTRSDINLRALNVEKEGEKVAFGGGNFRVSADKEGNAVAVSGEAQSGLVDTVNEFGQKVQLSFNNFKTDGSSEISAFNERTGSQKMSLDKLAISIENKEMAILEGMELTAKSDVADDKKNINSQVDYTLNSLKVQGQDLGNGKLTLKVGQVDGNAWHQATQQYDAQIRALMAQPDIAQNPELYQQKATEAFLSVVPLLLKGEPVITVAPLSWKNAKGESTFNLSLFLKDPAKTADAPQTLAQQVDRNVKSLDGKLSIPVDMATELMTQVAKLQGYQQEDAAKLANQQVKGLAAMGQMFRITTLENNTILTSLQYANGQVTLNGEKMPLEQFVGMFGLPSLQPAVPGEAVPPAPPAIPQQ; encoded by the coding sequence ATGAAAAAAACGTTGGTTGCCGCCGGGGTTATTGTTGCATTAGGTGTCGTCTGGGCAGGCGGAGCCTGGTATACCGGGAAACAGCTGGAGGGTCGCCTGGGCGAGATGGTGAGCCAGGCAAATGCCCAGATCAAACGCAGCGCGCCGGACGCCAATGTTGAGCTTTCGGCACAGGATTACAAACGCAGCCTCTTCTCAAGTACTTTCACGCTGCAGGTCAAGCCGATTGCAGGCACCACCAGCCCGTGGCTGAAGCCGGGACAGAGCGTGGTTTTGCATGAAAATGTCGATCACGGCCCCTTCCCGCTGGCACAGCTGAAATCTTTCAGCCTGACGCCGGCGATGGCCTCCGTCCACACGCAGCTGGTCAATAATGATGTCACCAAGGCATTGTTTGAGATGGCGAAAGGCGAGTCGCCGTTCGTCGCAGAAACGCGTATTGGCTACTCTGGTGATACCCGTAGCGACATCAACCTGCGCGCCCTAAATGTGGAAAAAGAGGGTGAGAAAGTGGCTTTCGGCGGCGGTAACTTCCGCGTCAGCGCCGATAAAGAGGGCAATGCGGTTGCGGTAAGCGGCGAGGCGCAAAGCGGCCTTGTCGATACGGTCAATGAATTTGGCCAGAAAGTACAGCTCTCCTTTAATAACTTCAAGACCGATGGCTCCAGTGAAATCAGCGCTTTTAACGAGCGTACCGGCAGCCAGAAGATGAGTCTTGATAAACTCGCTATCTCCATTGAAAACAAAGAGATGGCGATTCTTGAAGGGATGGAGCTGACGGCGAAATCGGACGTGGCGGATGATAAAAAAAATATCAACAGCCAGGTCGACTACACCTTAAACAGCCTGAAAGTACAGGGCCAGGATCTCGGCAACGGCAAGCTAACGCTGAAAGTCGGCCAGGTTGATGGCAACGCCTGGCATCAGGCCACGCAGCAGTATGATGCGCAGATCCGCGCCCTGATGGCGCAGCCTGATATCGCTCAGAACCCTGAGCTGTACCAGCAGAAAGCGACCGAAGCGTTTCTCAGTGTTGTGCCGCTGCTGTTGAAAGGCGAGCCGGTGATTACCGTTGCGCCGCTGAGCTGGAAAAATGCGAAGGGTGAATCAACCTTTAACCTCTCTCTGTTCCTCAAAGACCCGGCTAAAACCGCTGACGCCCCGCAAACGCTGGCGCAGCAGGTCGATCGCAATGTGAAATCTCTCGACGGTAAACTCTCCATTCCGGTGGATATGGCGACCGAACTGATGACCCAGGTTGCGAAACTGCAGGGGTATCAGCAGGAGGATGCGGCGAAACTGGCTAACCAGCAGGTGAAAGGCCTGGCAGCAATGGGGCAGATGTTCCGCATCACCACGCTTGAAAACAACACCATTCTCACCAGCCTGCAGTATGCTAATGGCCAGGTAACGCTGAACGGCGAGAAGATGCCGCTGGAGCAGTTTGTCGGCATGTTTGGCCTGCCATCACTGCAGCCAGCCGTGCCGGGCGAAGCGGTTCCTCCCGCTCCGCCTGCCATCCCGCAGCAGTAA
- the malX gene encoding maltose/glucose-specific PTS transporter subunit IIBC: MTGKKRSGNAVWEFFQQLGRTFMLPVALLSFCGIMLGIGSSLSSRDVITLLPLLGHPLLQAVFIWMSKIGAFAFTFLPVMFCIAIPLGLAREEKGVAAFSGFVGYAVMNLAANFWLTAQGILPTTDAAVLKAHNVQSVLGIQSIDTGILGAVIAGVIVWRLHERFHTLRLPDALAFFGGTRSVPIVTSVVMGIVGLLIPLIWPWFALGISGLGQLIDRAGDFGPMIFGTGERLLLPFGLQHILVALIRFTDAGGTMEVCGHQVSGALTIFQAQLGCPQTHGFSESATRFLSQGKMPAFLGGLPGAALAMYHCARPENRHKIKGLLISGVIACVVGGTTEPIEFLFLFVAPALYLIHALLTGLGFTIMAVLGVTIGNTDGNVIDFIVFGVLHGLATKWYLVPLVAAVWFIVYYALFRFAITRFDLKTPGREPQTVGNEQSTTPEGTGRSGYDVPALLAALGGAQNVQSLDNCITRLRLSVSSMKPVDAAALKAHRALGVVKVNDHNLQVVIGPQVQSVKDEMAQLIAAARVQTTPEAE, from the coding sequence ATGACGGGTAAAAAAAGATCGGGCAATGCCGTATGGGAGTTTTTTCAGCAACTGGGCCGCACCTTTATGCTGCCGGTCGCGCTGCTCTCCTTTTGCGGCATTATGCTGGGCATTGGCAGCTCGTTGAGCAGCCGCGATGTGATTACCCTGCTGCCGCTGTTAGGCCACCCGTTACTGCAGGCGGTCTTTATCTGGATGAGCAAAATCGGCGCGTTTGCCTTCACCTTCTTGCCGGTGATGTTCTGTATTGCTATCCCACTGGGTCTTGCACGGGAAGAGAAAGGCGTCGCCGCCTTCTCCGGCTTTGTCGGCTATGCGGTGATGAACCTGGCGGCCAACTTCTGGCTCACCGCGCAGGGCATTTTACCGACTACCGATGCTGCCGTGTTAAAAGCGCATAACGTTCAGAGCGTGCTCGGCATTCAGTCGATTGATACCGGCATTCTTGGCGCAGTGATTGCAGGGGTGATCGTCTGGCGGCTGCATGAGCGCTTCCACACGTTGCGGCTGCCCGATGCCCTGGCCTTTTTTGGCGGCACGCGCTCCGTTCCGATTGTTACCAGCGTGGTGATGGGCATTGTCGGCCTGCTCATCCCGCTTATCTGGCCCTGGTTTGCGCTCGGCATCAGCGGCCTCGGGCAGCTTATCGATCGCGCGGGTGACTTCGGGCCGATGATCTTCGGCACCGGCGAGAGGCTGCTGCTCCCTTTCGGCTTGCAGCATATTCTGGTAGCGCTGATCCGCTTTACCGATGCAGGGGGCACAATGGAGGTTTGCGGTCATCAGGTGAGCGGTGCGCTGACCATCTTCCAGGCACAGCTTGGCTGCCCGCAGACGCACGGCTTTTCTGAGAGCGCGACGCGTTTTCTCTCGCAGGGAAAAATGCCCGCCTTCCTCGGCGGGTTACCCGGCGCAGCATTGGCAATGTACCACTGCGCACGGCCAGAAAACCGCCATAAGATTAAGGGACTGCTTATTTCCGGCGTCATCGCCTGCGTGGTCGGTGGCACCACCGAGCCCATTGAGTTTCTGTTTCTTTTTGTCGCCCCCGCGCTTTATCTAATCCATGCCCTTCTCACCGGGCTGGGCTTTACCATTATGGCAGTACTGGGTGTGACAATTGGCAACACCGACGGCAATGTGATTGATTTCATCGTCTTCGGCGTGCTGCATGGGCTGGCGACCAAATGGTATCTGGTGCCGCTGGTCGCCGCGGTGTGGTTTATTGTTTACTACGCGCTGTTCCGCTTCGCCATCACCCGTTTCGATCTGAAAACGCCTGGCCGTGAGCCGCAGACGGTCGGGAACGAGCAAAGCACTACCCCTGAGGGGACAGGCCGCTCCGGCTATGATGTCCCGGCCTTGCTTGCCGCCCTTGGCGGGGCGCAAAATGTGCAGAGCCTGGATAACTGTATTACCCGCCTGCGCCTGTCGGTGAGCAGCATGAAGCCGGTTGATGCCGCCGCGCTGAAAGCCCATCGCGCCCTCGGCGTGGTGAAAGTCAACGACCACAACCTGCAGGTGGTGATTGGGCCGCAAGTGCAGTCGGTAAAAGATGAAATGGCGCAGCTCATCGCGGCGGCGCGGGTCCAGACAACCCCAGAGGCAGAGTAG
- a CDS encoding oxidoreductase, with protein sequence MSDIIRVGVIGYGYASKTFHAPLIAGTAGMTLAAISSSDESKVKADWPNVDVVADPKRLFNDPNIDLIVIPTPNDTHFPLAKAALEAGKHVVVDKPFTVTLSQARELDALARSYGRLLSVFHNRRWDSDFLTLKALLADGALGEVAYFESHFDRFRPQVRDRWREQGGPGSGIWYDLAPHLLDQAVNLFGLPVSLTVDLAQLRPGAQSTDYFHAVLTYPQRRVVLHGTMLAAAESARYIVHGTRGSYVKYGLDPQEERLKSGARLPQEDWGYDMRDGVLTRIDGEARKEETWLTLPGNYPAYYAAIRDALMGGGENPVPVSQAIRIMELIELGIESAKHRATLSLT encoded by the coding sequence ATGAGTGATATTATTCGGGTTGGCGTAATCGGATATGGCTACGCCAGTAAAACATTTCATGCACCGCTGATTGCTGGCACCGCCGGTATGACGCTGGCGGCTATTTCCAGCAGTGATGAGTCAAAAGTGAAAGCGGACTGGCCAAACGTCGATGTCGTCGCCGATCCCAAACGTCTGTTTAACGATCCCAATATCGATTTGATCGTCATCCCTACGCCTAACGATACCCACTTTCCGCTGGCAAAAGCGGCGCTTGAAGCGGGTAAGCATGTGGTGGTAGATAAACCCTTTACTGTGACACTGTCACAGGCGCGCGAGCTTGACGCGCTGGCCCGGAGTTATGGTCGCCTGCTCTCTGTGTTTCACAATCGGCGCTGGGATAGCGACTTCCTGACGCTGAAAGCGCTGCTTGCCGACGGTGCGCTGGGTGAAGTGGCCTATTTTGAATCCCATTTCGACCGCTTTCGGCCACAGGTGCGTGACCGCTGGCGCGAGCAGGGCGGCCCGGGCAGCGGCATCTGGTACGATTTAGCGCCACATCTGCTCGATCAGGCGGTTAACCTGTTTGGTCTACCGGTCTCATTAACAGTCGATCTGGCGCAGCTGCGGCCTGGCGCGCAATCCACCGACTATTTTCACGCGGTATTGACCTACCCGCAGCGCCGCGTAGTGCTGCATGGCACCATGCTGGCAGCGGCAGAATCCGCCCGTTACATCGTGCATGGTACGCGGGGCAGTTATGTGAAGTATGGTCTCGATCCGCAGGAGGAGCGGTTGAAAAGCGGGGCGCGCTTACCGCAGGAAGATTGGGGCTACGACATGCGCGATGGGGTGTTAACCCGCATCGATGGCGAAGCGCGGAAAGAGGAGACCTGGCTGACGCTGCCGGGCAACTATCCGGCCTATTATGCGGCAATCCGCGATGCGCTGATGGGCGGCGGAGAGAACCCGGTTCCGGTCAGCCAGGCGATCCGCATTATGGAGCTGATTGAGCTTGGTATCGAATCGGCAAAACACCGCGCCACCCTCAGCCTCACCTGA
- a CDS encoding MalY/PatB family protein, whose translation MKHDIAFDFSTPVDRHGTWCTQWDYVSDRFGHAHLLPFTISDMDFATAPCILDALQTRLAHGVFGYSRWQNDDFLGAIEYWLASRFDTRIDCDALVYGPSVIWMIAETIRQWTQPGDAVVVHTPAYDAFPKMISHNQRRLLTVPLHQYHGGWVCDMTQLEAALARPESKVLLLCSPHNPTGKVWTHEELTAMALLCERHQVKVISDEIHMDMVWGAQQHIPWGNVARSPWALFSSASKSFNIPALTGAWGLFGDKASRERYLDALKNGNGLSSPSVLSVTAHVAAYREGAPWLEALRRYLRANLAYLAMTLNDAFPQLRWQPPESTYLAWIDLRALEIDDDELQKTLIEEQKVAIMRGDIYGPEGRGFLRLNVGCPREKLEEGVKRLIAALRSC comes from the coding sequence ATGAAACACGACATCGCTTTTGATTTTTCCACCCCGGTCGATCGCCACGGTACCTGGTGCACACAGTGGGACTATGTGAGCGACCGTTTTGGCCACGCTCACCTGCTGCCCTTTACCATCTCGGATATGGATTTTGCCACCGCGCCCTGCATTCTTGACGCTCTGCAAACCCGCCTCGCGCACGGGGTCTTCGGTTATAGCCGCTGGCAAAACGACGACTTTCTTGGCGCGATCGAATACTGGCTCGCCAGCCGTTTTGACACCCGCATCGACTGCGACGCCCTGGTCTATGGGCCGTCGGTTATCTGGATGATTGCCGAGACCATCCGTCAGTGGACGCAGCCCGGTGACGCCGTTGTGGTTCATACGCCCGCCTATGACGCTTTCCCGAAGATGATAAGCCACAACCAGCGCAGGCTGCTGACAGTGCCGCTGCATCAATATCACGGCGGCTGGGTCTGTGACATGACGCAGCTCGAAGCGGCGCTGGCGCGCCCCGAGAGCAAAGTTCTGCTGCTCTGCAGCCCGCATAACCCGACCGGCAAAGTGTGGACGCACGAAGAGTTGACGGCTATGGCGCTGCTCTGCGAGCGCCACCAGGTGAAAGTGATCAGCGACGAGATCCATATGGATATGGTCTGGGGCGCGCAGCAACACATTCCATGGGGCAATGTCGCGCGCTCGCCGTGGGCGCTCTTCTCCTCGGCATCGAAAAGTTTCAATATCCCGGCCTTAACCGGCGCATGGGGGCTGTTTGGCGATAAGGCGTCGCGTGAGCGCTATCTCGACGCGTTAAAAAACGGCAACGGCTTATCCTCGCCGTCGGTGCTGTCAGTAACGGCGCATGTTGCCGCCTATCGTGAAGGGGCTCCCTGGCTTGAGGCGCTGCGTCGCTATCTGCGCGCTAACCTGGCATACCTCGCTATGACTCTGAATGACGCCTTCCCGCAACTGCGCTGGCAGCCGCCGGAGTCGACCTATCTGGCGTGGATCGATCTGCGAGCGCTGGAGATTGACGATGACGAGCTGCAAAAAACGCTGATTGAGGAGCAGAAGGTGGCGATTATGCGCGGCGATATCTATGGCCCAGAGGGGCGCGGATTTCTTCGCCTTAATGTCGGCTGTCCGCGTGAGAAGCTGGAAGAGGGAGTAAAAAGGCTGATTGCCGCGCTGCGTTCATGTTAG
- the manA gene encoding mannose-6-phosphate isomerase: protein MQKLINSVQNYAWGSKTALTDLYGIANPDNLPMAELWMGAHPKSSSKVQDEAGETRALREVIEADKQRLLGDAVAERFGELPFLFKVLCADQPLSIQVHPNKKNSEQGFAKENAAGIPMDAAERNYKDPNHKPELVFALTPFLAMNAFREFSDIVSLLQPVAGAHPAIAHFLQAPGADRLSELFAALLNMQNEEKSRALAVLKSVLDKEHGEPWNTIRTIAEFYPDDSGLFSPLLLNVVKLNPGEAMFLFAETPHAYLQGVALEVMANSDNVLRAGLTPKYIDIPELVANVKFTPKAADELLTQPVRNDAALDFPIPVADFAFSLHDLSTHETPLAQQSAAIIFCIEGEAVLSKGEQTLVLKAGESAFIGADESPVGASGTGRLARVFNKID, encoded by the coding sequence ATGCAAAAACTCATCAACTCCGTGCAGAACTATGCCTGGGGAAGTAAAACTGCGTTAACGGATCTCTACGGCATCGCCAATCCGGACAATCTGCCAATGGCCGAGTTATGGATGGGTGCGCACCCGAAGAGCAGCTCAAAAGTGCAGGACGAGGCAGGGGAAACCCGTGCGCTGCGCGAAGTGATCGAGGCTGATAAGCAGCGCCTGCTCGGGGATGCCGTGGCTGAACGCTTTGGCGAACTGCCGTTCCTGTTTAAAGTGCTGTGCGCTGACCAGCCGCTCTCCATCCAGGTTCACCCGAACAAGAAAAACTCAGAGCAGGGCTTTGCCAAAGAGAATGCCGCCGGTATCCCGATGGATGCCGCAGAGCGCAACTACAAAGATCCTAACCACAAGCCGGAGCTGGTCTTCGCCCTCACCCCTTTTTTGGCGATGAACGCGTTTCGCGAGTTCTCTGACATTGTCTCACTGCTGCAACCGGTCGCCGGTGCGCACCCCGCCATTGCTCACTTCCTGCAGGCCCCCGGTGCCGATCGCCTGAGCGAGCTTTTTGCCGCGCTGCTCAATATGCAGAACGAGGAGAAATCCCGCGCGCTGGCGGTACTGAAGTCGGTGCTTGATAAAGAGCATGGCGAGCCATGGAACACCATCCGCACCATTGCGGAGTTCTACCCGGACGACAGCGGCCTCTTCTCGCCGCTGCTGCTCAACGTGGTCAAACTCAATCCTGGCGAGGCGATGTTCCTCTTCGCGGAAACGCCGCACGCTTACCTGCAGGGCGTGGCGCTGGAGGTGATGGCCAACTCCGATAACGTGCTGCGTGCTGGGTTAACGCCGAAATATATCGATATCCCGGAACTGGTAGCGAACGTAAAATTCACCCCGAAGGCCGCCGATGAGCTGCTGACGCAACCGGTTCGTAACGATGCCGCCCTCGATTTCCCAATCCCGGTCGCGGATTTTGCCTTCTCGCTGCACGACCTCTCTACCCACGAAACGCCGCTGGCGCAGCAGAGCGCGGCGATTATCTTCTGTATCGAGGGTGAAGCGGTGCTCAGCAAAGGTGAGCAAACGCTGGTGCTGAAAGCGGGCGAATCGGCCTTTATTGGCGCGGATGAGTCGCCGGTCGGCGCAAGCGGCACCGGACGCCTGGCGCGCGTGTTTAATAAAATAGACTAA
- the add gene encoding adenosine deaminase produces MIDLKLPLTDIHRHLDGNIRAQTILDLGRQYNLTLPAQTLDALRPHVQVTSNEPDLVSFLAKLDWGVKVLASLDACRRVAYENMEDAARNGLHYVELRFSPGYMAMTHNLPVAGVVEAVIAGVRDGSRDFNVQARLIGILSRTFGEAACEQELDALLAHRDSITALDLAGDELGFPGSLFLSHFTRARDAGWQITVHAGEAAGPESIWQAIRELGAVRIGHGVKAIEDTALMDFLAEQRIGIESCLTSNIQTSTVASLDRHPLKTFLDHGILASINTDDPAVQGIDIGHEYEIAAPAAGLSAAQIRQAQINGLEMAFITAEEKQALRERVAQA; encoded by the coding sequence ATGATTGATTTAAAACTGCCTTTAACCGATATCCATCGTCATCTTGACGGCAATATCCGTGCCCAAACCATCCTCGATCTTGGCCGCCAGTATAATTTAACTCTTCCCGCGCAGACCCTCGACGCGCTGCGCCCGCATGTGCAGGTGACGTCGAACGAACCCGACCTGGTGAGTTTTCTGGCTAAACTCGACTGGGGCGTGAAGGTGCTGGCCTCGCTGGATGCCTGCCGCCGTGTAGCCTATGAAAATATGGAAGATGCGGCGCGCAATGGCCTGCACTATGTTGAGCTGCGCTTCTCGCCGGGCTACATGGCGATGACCCATAACCTGCCGGTAGCTGGCGTGGTGGAAGCGGTAATTGCCGGCGTGCGTGACGGGAGCCGCGACTTTAACGTGCAGGCGCGCTTAATTGGCATTTTGAGCCGCACTTTTGGCGAAGCAGCCTGCGAACAGGAGCTGGACGCCCTGCTCGCCCATCGCGACAGTATTACTGCGCTCGATCTGGCGGGCGATGAGCTCGGTTTTCCGGGAAGCCTGTTCCTTTCCCACTTTACCCGCGCCCGCGATGCCGGATGGCAGATCACCGTGCATGCCGGCGAAGCCGCGGGGCCTGAGAGCATCTGGCAGGCGATCCGTGAACTGGGTGCCGTGCGCATCGGCCATGGGGTAAAAGCAATTGAAGATACCGCACTGATGGACTTCCTCGCAGAGCAGCGCATTGGTATTGAGTCCTGCCTTACCTCCAACATTCAGACCAGCACCGTGGCCTCGCTCGATCGCCATCCGCTGAAAACCTTCCTCGACCACGGCATTCTGGCCAGCATTAATACGGACGATCCGGCGGTACAGGGGATCGACATTGGTCACGAATATGAGATTGCTGCCCCGGCTGCCGGCCTGAGCGCTGCGCAGATACGCCAGGCGCAGATTAACGGGCTGGAGATGGCCTTTATCACTGCCGAAGAGAAACAGGCGCTGCGCGAACGCGTCGCGCAGGCTTGA
- a CDS encoding two-component-system connector protein YcgZ: protein MKGFQGKGPDESAFFPPGCTPSQEELLGEVVIELLREKGQVSRQSLCIKLAARLDKANDPLTEARYGDLLKLIFTRKMGSSFP from the coding sequence GTGAAAGGTTTCCAGGGTAAAGGTCCGGATGAGAGTGCGTTCTTCCCGCCGGGTTGCACGCCCTCGCAAGAGGAGTTGTTAGGCGAAGTTGTGATCGAGCTTTTGCGTGAAAAAGGCCAGGTCAGCCGCCAGAGCCTCTGTATCAAACTGGCAGCGCGCCTCGATAAAGCCAACGATCCGTTAACAGAAGCGCGTTATGGCGATCTGCTGAAGCTCATTTTCACCAGAAAAATGGGCTCTTCATTTCCATAA
- the fumA gene encoding class I fumarate hydratase FumA, with protein MSNKPFCYQDPFPLGEDDTEYYLLSRDHVSVAQFEGQDILKVDPQALTLLAQHAFHDASFLLRPAHQQQVADILSDPEASENDKYVALQFLRNSEIAAKGILPTCQDTGTAIIMGKKGQRVWTGGGDEAALAQGVYNTYTEDNLRYSQNAPLDMYKEVNTGTNLPAQIDLYSVDGEAYKFLFIAKGGGSANKTYLYQETKALITPAKLKNYLVEKMRTLGTAACPPYHIAFVIGGTSAEATLKTVKLASTKYYDALPTQGNEHGQAFRDVQLEQELLQEARNLGLGAQFGGKYFAHDIRVIRLPRHGASCPVGMGVSCSADRNIKGKITRDGIWLERLEQNPGKYIPEALRQAGEGEAVKVNLNRPMSEILAQLSQYPVSTRLSLSGTIIVARDIAHAKLKELMDSGEHLPQYVKDHPIYYAGPAKTPEGYASGSLGPTTAGRMDSYVDQLQSQGGSMIMLAKGNRSKQVTDACAKHGGFYLGSIGGPAAILAQNSIKQLECVAYPELGMEAIWKIEVEDFPAFILVDDKGNDFFQQIQSGQCASCLK; from the coding sequence ATGTCGAACAAACCCTTCTGTTATCAGGATCCTTTCCCCCTCGGAGAGGATGACACCGAATACTACCTGCTAAGCCGCGACCACGTCTCCGTTGCCCAGTTCGAGGGGCAGGATATTCTCAAAGTTGACCCGCAGGCGCTGACGCTGCTGGCGCAGCACGCTTTTCATGATGCCTCGTTTCTCTTGCGCCCGGCGCATCAGCAGCAAGTTGCCGATATTCTGAGCGACCCGGAGGCAAGCGAAAACGACAAATATGTGGCGCTGCAATTCTTGCGCAACTCGGAAATCGCCGCCAAAGGCATTTTGCCGACCTGCCAGGATACGGGCACCGCCATCATCATGGGCAAAAAGGGGCAGCGCGTCTGGACCGGCGGCGGCGATGAAGCTGCGCTGGCCCAGGGCGTTTACAACACCTATACCGAAGATAACCTGCGCTACTCGCAGAATGCGCCGCTGGATATGTACAAAGAGGTCAATACCGGCACTAACCTGCCGGCGCAGATCGATCTCTACAGTGTTGACGGTGAGGCGTATAAATTCCTGTTTATCGCCAAAGGTGGCGGCTCGGCGAACAAAACCTATCTCTACCAGGAGACAAAAGCGCTTATCACCCCGGCGAAGCTGAAAAACTATCTGGTGGAAAAAATGCGCACCCTCGGCACAGCGGCCTGCCCGCCGTACCATATCGCTTTTGTCATTGGCGGGACCTCGGCGGAAGCGACGTTAAAAACGGTCAAACTGGCCTCAACCAAATATTATGATGCGCTGCCGACCCAGGGGAACGAGCATGGTCAGGCGTTTCGCGATGTGCAGCTAGAGCAAGAGCTACTGCAGGAGGCGCGTAACCTCGGCCTTGGTGCGCAGTTCGGTGGTAAATACTTCGCCCACGACATTCGCGTGATCCGCCTGCCGCGCCATGGCGCATCCTGCCCGGTGGGCATGGGCGTGTCGTGCTCCGCAGATCGCAATATCAAAGGCAAAATTACCCGCGATGGCATCTGGCTCGAGCGCCTCGAACAGAACCCGGGTAAATACATTCCTGAAGCACTGCGCCAGGCGGGCGAGGGCGAAGCGGTAAAAGTCAATCTTAACCGCCCGATGAGTGAGATCCTGGCCCAGCTGTCGCAATACCCGGTCTCCACGCGCCTGTCGCTAAGCGGGACGATCATCGTCGCCCGCGATATCGCTCACGCGAAGCTGAAAGAGCTAATGGACAGCGGTGAGCATCTGCCGCAGTACGTAAAAGATCACCCGATCTACTACGCCGGCCCGGCAAAAACCCCGGAAGGGTACGCATCGGGATCGCTTGGCCCTACCACCGCCGGACGTATGGACTCCTACGTCGATCAGCTGCAATCCCAGGGCGGTAGCATGATCATGCTGGCGAAGGGCAACCGCAGCAAGCAGGTGACGGATGCCTGCGCGAAGCACGGCGGTTTCTACCTTGGCAGCATTGGCGGCCCGGCGGCGATCCTCGCGCAGAACAGTATTAAACAGCTGGAGTGTGTCGCTTATCCGGAGCTGGGTATGGAAGCTATCTGGAAAATTGAGGTGGAGGATTTCCCGGCGTTTATCCTCGTGGATGACAAAGGTAATGACTTCTTCCAGCAAATCCAGTCTGGTCAGTGCGCCAGCTGCCTGAAATAG